Below is a genomic region from Belonocnema kinseyi isolate 2016_QV_RU_SX_M_011 chromosome 4, B_treatae_v1, whole genome shotgun sequence.
agaaaatgaaatgatcgaacgaaaattaaactatttgtttgaaaattggactattttgttgttaaattgttttttatgtgaaaaattaatttttttatctaaaaatttaactattctatttttgttaaaaatatattccttatatattcgaaattcaactaattggtagaaaaatcatgtattttgttataaattcgtctatttaactagaaaattagTACCGcttgttaaacatttatcattttgattgtggattcaactatttcgttgaaaaatcatttttctttatctaaattatctattttgttagaaagtttttttttttttagttgagcattgaactattttgttaaaaatttgttttccttgattgaaaattagctaTTTCgtcacaacattttttcatttgtttaagaatttaactatgttgtcaaaaattcatttttttattaaacattatatatattgttaaaaaaattcttttatttagttaaggattcaactatttttttgaaagtacttcttttctggtataaaagtaaactgttttctgAAACATTGGACTTTTAgctcaaaaaattaactatttcgttgaaaaatcaattttcttgattaaaagtgaGCTATTTcgtcagaaaattttttcatttgtttgagaattctactattttgttaaaaattcattttttaatttttgaacattatctattttctaaaattcttttctttggttgaggagtcaactattttgttaaaaattattttacgttttaaaagacgactttttttttgacacattctaattttagcttgaaaaattgacaattttattgaaatttcatgcaTGTAGAAAGtagaaaagtcataattttttgtttaaaattgatctctcttggttcaaaatgaacttttttgtggaCAAATCAACTGTCTCGCCGCGTAATATGTGGGCAtgcttgatttaaagttaaataaaacttcgttcaataaaaattttaggaatattcaggaactTCTAGTGTCCtaactattaattaaatcaaattacaccaaactcttggCTTCAGTCCCTCCGGTTTCGGTCTTTCTAGAACTGCTACCCCTCGCATTTTTTCAGCTCACGGGGAAAGAAACGGTTGCCACTCGTGCACGAATATACCAGCAGCGTTGCGACAAGGCACAATGCGCGAGTACTCACTCGCATGTACTGCGCAATATTatgtttaatcaaattattttacatgcatgagtattttcaaataattatcgtCCGGTCTAGATGGTATTATCCACTAAACGGAGGTAGTccctaataaacaaattaaaacaaaattatgtaaatgaTTATGAAGAGATTATTTGGATAATGTGAAATCTGTTTTGAAGCATCATGAACATTTGCGTTGATGAGGTCGAAACAGATGGATATAGGTATTAGGTAGAGGGTAGTTGCTCAGAATAGGGGATTCCCAAGTGACCAAGTTCCTAGTCCACCCACACGATTGCAATGGACTACCCCTGTTAACTGAGCAGGCCGACAGTTCacctttgaaatcacttaaacCGATTAAACTCGAAACAGTGGCTAGTGTTGCAGTAAATCGGATATAAAGTCCATAATCTGATTTATCAAGATTAACAAATGTCACCTATTTCGCACAATGCAACACTCGTATTTGACACGTGTTTTCTTTTGCAGAGGTGAAACTTTTGATCAAATCCATTCTTTATCAGACAGGTTGTAGACAAGGGTGgtccaaaatgatttttttattgatttttatgaatatcgcccagaaatttgttcgaatccccgaaaaattgaattaattcatttttaaatggtATTTAGAGGTGGCGGAAGCCGGTTGAAATTGAACACGTTTTTCCCGTGAGCAAAAAAagatgcttttaaatttttttttttcagaatcgtcaatattagttgAATAGAATTCAAACTCAACATTtctatttacaattaaataaacaattgggttttgagattttttagcgctaattcttttttttttgcttttttaatttaaattgtttctaatacataaaagactactttttagtaataattaaatgtttaaataaactactaaacaatttattattgtggtTGGCAGTTTTCTCTTAGAATACAATGATAAAGTCTcggttttttcacaaattttccactttttgtccaattttcaattagagtaaggtaatactgaattattgttaacaattataattttttaaataaatttttctgtatttttaataatattctctcacAAACATGCtagacaatttcaattttttaaacttccatttttgtCCGATTTTTCATTATAGTAAggtaaataattaacaaaattaatcttttacacaatctattattatgttaaataacattatctttaaataatgttaaaaacttGTTGTTTGGTATGAAATATtcatagttaaataatttttaaaaacgcaactttctagctcttattttattttctattttgactTTATTTAATCTCAtaattaatagaactcaataaaaaaatgtcactgttcttggttaaaacttaattttttgattgacaagtataacattatatttttgatgcggaattaatctcgtttgactaaaaattccattaattagttaaaacttgaactattttgttaaaaattaatttttttaacagaaaatttaactattctatttttggttgaaaatttatctttcttactttgaaattcaagtaattgactgaaaattaatctttttatatggtaattttagattaaaatccagTCTATGATTgctaattaaactatttttctaagaattcgtttttatgattgaaattttatttttttttcactagaaaaatacaaactcatgtattttgttgaaaatttatcttttttggtagaaaattaagttccTCCActgtaggaaatttaactatatagttcaaaattgaaccatttatttggatattttactattttgtttgcaaatttgttttttttgttaaaaattaattttttatctgaaaatttatctattccatttttcgatgaaaatttatctcgtttagtggaaaattaatctatgttgttgataattcatctaattttttgaagaaaattaatattcttgataaaaaaaatcttatgtaAAAAACGCAGcgaatattaaattcttttttcgaaattgtcgAGATCGctcatttcagatgaaaattcatctattttgttaaaaatgtaactactttgctaaggattcgtttttttttttttggttgaaactttattttcactgaaaatataataattcgaaTTGTGggttaaaattagattttttaattaaaaatttatcttttcttgttgaaagtttatgtatttttgttgaccttttttgctcaaaaataaattttcttgtttgaaaactcactTATTAGGTTCCAACTTACTTTTcgtttcaattcaactgttttttatttaaagttacattttcggttgGAAAAATCATCTGCTTTGTTTAAAGTTAGCTACTttgtgaaaacttgttttttaacacatttctttcatagaaaattaaactatttggttaaaacttgaaatattaattgaataattttaatattttttgcaaacacgtttgttcttgttagaaattaactttttgtgtgaaaatataGCGATTCTATTTCTGCTTGTAAATttttcctttataagttgaacattaaactatttatcgcgtttagtggaaaatttaaatatttcatagaaaactcatctttcctgattgaaagttaacttttttgaggaaaattctcCTTTCCGGGTTACagtttaactgttttctaaaaacatGTACTTTTTACCTtgtaacttgaactattttgttaaaaatttgttttcgaaaattaatttttttttgcgaaaacttATAGATGCAAGTTCAGCAAAGAATTGGAAAACAAtataagtgaatattttttgtgaaactgggctttacattttcaaaaaaatgttaggatTTTTCCATTGCAATCCTTTTCAAATAATTGGTCGGGTCCCAAAAGAGGACGTTACAAGTGACCAGAATTCATGTGGTCACATAGGACTGAGCATAGCTTCATCCTATGTTAGAACATTGATGGGAGTGTAAACGTGAGCTTGAGCGTGAGCGTGAGCGTGAGCGTGAGCGTGAGCGTGAGCGTGAGCGTGAGCGTGAGCGTGAGCGTGAGCGTGAGCGTGAGCGTGAGCGTGAGCGTGAGCGTGAGCGTGAGCGTGAGCGTGAGCGTGAGGGTGAGCGTGAGCGTGAGCGTGAGCCTGAGCGTAAGCATGAGCGTAAGCATGAGCGTAAGCATGAGCGTAAGCATGAGCGTAAGCATAAGCTTAGGCGTTCGAGAATATCTAGGCCCTAACCCTGTTCGCCCCTctgagagattctgcgacttgaAGTGTAGAATATCCCTGATTCGAAACAAATTCGAACTTTAGAAATCCAGTTTCCTCATTAAAACAGAAACGAAGAAGACTTTTATAACAAGTTTTTGGCGAGTCCTCAACCTGAACTTTTTGAAGCTTGAAGACACTTGAAAAAGTTTCTCGAAAACTGCATGAAGCACCGATGCATTTTGTCCAGTTGTCTGGACGTTTCGAAGGATGTCTCGAGATGAGAAAAGTCTAGGGGCGAAATATGAAAGTTGAGGCGGTGGTAATCGCGGATTCAACGAGGCAATGAGCGAAGCTTTACAGGTAAGGGTGATGAGGGTGGGTGAGTCAAGTGTGGGTGGATTGGGTAAGGAAGAGAAGTAGCGAGTTTTGAATGCCGCGTTGCACAATTCGAACCACACCGAAGTTGTTGATTGTTCGCAGCGTAATTATAACTTTAATCGAAGCTTCCgcaatacaattattaattaccGGCCAGACGAGATGCCGAAGGTCCTTCGTGTCGGAAAACTAAGTGAACCGTAATGCGTGAATGTTCAAGGCAATATTACTCACGCTTCCATGAAGGAATTCAATGCAATGTTTCAATCCTCTCAACCTGAGCAGGAAATAACTGCTAATAAAAATTAAGTCCAGCGGAGGTAGATTGCTGTGAATAAAGTAACCGGTTTAGCCGGATTGCTTGGATTAATCCGGTGAACAAGAGGAATGTGGAAGATTGAAAGTGGATTGGTGGAATTAGAATCAGATTATATTGGATTACAGGTCGATTGAAAGTGGACCACCTAGGATTGCACTATAAGTGAATTACTTCGGTTATCTGGGTTTTAAAGGGAAATACCTGGGATTATTCTAGATTCCCTAAGATTACAACGAAATTACCTGAAATTAAAAGTAGATTTCCCAGGATTAGAGGTGGATTTCCTGCAATCGGAAGTGGATCATCTGATATTACGATTGGATCCTTGGATTATACTTATTAAATGTGGATTACCTAGGACTTCAAGTTGATTACATGGGACTACACGTAGATTACATCgtgaattaaaagtggattacgtAAGATTAAAGTGGATTGTAAAAGATCAAAGGACAATTACCTAGGATTGCAAATGAATTAACTGGGGTTATACTGAATTGCCTAACTTAACAAGTCAATTACCAGgcattataagtggattacttggATTATCAATAATTGAAAGTATAATACCGTGGGTTATACCGGATCGCCTAAGGATATAAGTGAATTGCTTGGCAATAAAGATAGATTATCCAGATTATACTGGATTATCTAAGTTTACAAGCGAATTACCagagattacaagtagattaactCGATTATCTTGAATTACAAGTGGAATTACTAAAATTATACTGAATCACCTCAGTTTACAAGTGAATTAGCtggaattaaaagtggattacctaGGATAAGAAGTGGATGAATCGCGATTAGAAGTGGATTATCTGGCATTACGAGTGGATTGCCTATGTTTACAATTAAATTGTCTGGAATTACAATTAGATTACCGAGTATTACATATGGATTACCTGGGATTTCTTCCGATTATATGGGATTACAAGTAAATCAATAGtggatttttgtttaaactgactTATCTCAGATTGCATGTGAATTACttaggattaaaagtggattatctaagattacaagtgaattatctAGGATTATATTGGATTACCTAAGTTTACACGCGAATTACTTGGTATTATAAGTGGATTCACTAGTATAACAAGTGAATTACAtggaattaaaagtggattaccttGGATTACAAATGAATTACCTGAAATTAAAAGTGGATGACCTAGGACTACGTGCGATTTACCTgaaattacaagtgtattacctAGGATTACAAGTGAATATCCTTGAATTACAAGCAGATTACAACGGATTATAGATGGATTACCTGAGATTGCAAGTGGATTTCACAGGATTACAACTTTctacaattagttgaattttcatacaagacGATCCCtttgctaataattttttattttctttaccaaaaaacaactattttaaataatagatctaaatttacaaacaatttaaggaattttcaactaaaattaagaattttctatatagtgaaatttttaaccaaagagatgaattttatcaaaaaaatacgaatttttaaacaaatatttaaattttcaattaaaaaaatagtttgttactaaaaattggaatagttacatttttaatttaaaaactaattttttgttcatagaagaccaatttcaaacaaaatattaaaattttcaaccaaagaaaagaaggtttaactcaaattttacattcttaggtagaaaaattaattgtcacaaaaaaagaaagaatatttaaccaagcaatataaatttaaaatataaaatacaattgtttaattatcaatttgaaaaattaatttctaacaaaaaaaataaaaaattttaactagaagTGGATTACCAGTATATCACAAGTAGATTACTAGTGAACTTcgaattacaaatatattacttGAATTATAgcggattacaagtagattaccgCGGAATACAAAATTAACTGGATTATCCTGATTAAACTGGATTCCCAGTTTGGTTTATCGAGTGATCCAGTGGATTACCAGAGTGGTTTTTCCCTTCTTTTAAACTGTAAGAACAATCGTTGCTCTCTCTTCTGATTAGGGGTCTCCAAAGGTTATATCAGGTCAATAGATCGAATCTACTCAGCTTTGACACAGAAGTGTCAAAAAGGATTCCCTAGCATTAACCTAATTTGAAGTGCCTCAAAGATTTTCTCTTTGCCCATAAAAACAAAATTGGGTCCTTGAGGTATAGGTTTCTAAAACCAACCCTTCTGACTTATTTTTTTCAAGGTCTCATTAATTTCCCGTCAGTTTCCCATCGTAAAAACTTGTGGATCCTAGAAATGTTCAGTCGATCCTCAATTAGCACCAGTGAATTTTGAACACCCCTGATCTAGACCCTTTATTTTTGGTGTTCCATATTTAGAAACATGAAGATATTTctggaagatcaattttctatcagttTCCCATAGAAAAAGCTGGTAGATTCGGAAAACAGCCAGTCTATCCTAGGTCAGCACCTGTGAATTGTGAACACTCCTGATTTAGACCCTTTATTTTTGGTGTTCCATTTTCAGAAACATGAAGATATTTCTGGAGGATCAATTTTCCATCAGTTTCTCATCGAAAAAAAACTGGTAGATCCTGAAAGCAGACTGTCGATGCTAGGTCAGCATCTGCGAATTGTGATAACCCCTGATTTAGACcctttatttttgatattccatATTCAGAAACATGATGATAGTTCTGGAAGAGAATCCACTGACTCGAAAGGAATATccttaacaatatgctgccagGCAAGAGAAAGATATCTCAGAAGCAAGAACACTGACAGGAAGTAAACGACAAATGCATCATCTAATTCAATGTTGTGCTGGTCCAGGTTCATGATACCAGCAATGCGAGAAGCATCTGAGAATTATACGGCTCGTTTATCATGAAAATGATTGCTCTCTTTATAAGCTATAGTAGCACTATTGTGCCACGATTGTTGCACTGCATTATGTATATTGCATCCTAAAGGTGAGGTCGTGTATTCATGTATTCATTGAATAATTGTAGGACGCGTATCTACCCGGGTTGCAAGAAGGACACGCCCCGACGATCACGGAACGACTCAGGCTAAGGTTACCCCGATCTTGATCAAGAAAGACGAAACATGGATCGTAAAACTCCAAGAACCGACCTGCCGAGCTTCTTATCGTTCACATTACCGTTTCTTCTACTATTCCCCAGACTCCCGGAACAACTAGCTTCTACGAATCTTAAacgtttaaccaaatttattacaTCTGCATCCGGGTTCACCTAAAAAAAAACGCAGCGTTTTTCGTTTTGTTCACGCACTACCTAAACTTGTTccacttggtaaaaaaattcatacttttgttttatttaaaaagcaaggCTAAAACGGCGAATCAGAGATTCTCGTGTTGGACGTCATACAGAAAAAAAATGGACGGTAGGAAATGCTGCGGGTAATCCTTCAAGCGGGGTAACCGCGAGGTGGGTATACCAAACTGATGTGAACGTTTCGCGGTGCTTCGCAGTTATTTTCGACGGACTTCGCTAGAAGTAGCACGTTGATCTGTAATGACAGACAGTTTACTTCAGTTCGGGGTAATTGTCTGACTCTTACACTCCTTGAACGAAAATCTGCAACGTTTATAAGAGTAATTGTCAGCTGACCATTACCAAATGAGGTAAGCTTTTCGTGATTTGCCACGGAAAGTTTACCCTTTTATCTACTACCTAGATGGACCTGCCCCCGTTTCACTCATTACCCGCCACTTTTACTAGACCCAGTTATTTCTGTGAACTCAAATAGCCCCAAAATgattaaaactattaattaacgTAAGGCAGCCGTAGGTCAGGGAAGGATCATTATAGTAATAAAGATTTAGTCTGAATATTAACGGTTGgggaaaataaaaaactgatcaaagcaaagttaatgaattttcaaaatgaagttttgGGGTCATTCTGAAATAATATTCCTGtcttggataaaagttgaaccAAGAAGGCTTTAATTTTAACACATATCTACTTCCATAGAGACTCAATAAAACTAGGCCAATCAtacatttagaatttaaaaattatcattatattcTGTAAAATAGCAAAGCGTTGACCTAAATTAACACATTTTCACTGTAGGACTACCCAACTATTTTCTGCTTTTTGTTCATCACTTAATTACTTAAAATGCATAGGTTTGTCTTGAATGACAATTACCCATCTTCAAAGCTGAAGGATAAATTCaatttgaactttaattaaaaagaatgcttCAGAATTAAAAACATGTAGAATTGCTTcaataaaactttaataaaagtAGGTCAATCATCCATTTACAAATTAAAGTTGACGAGAATAAGTCGAGTTTCTTAAAGTCAAAGCTTTGACCTAAATTATCTCGTCGCACGAAAgtacttttcaattttattttgtctaaaaaatactTGTTAGACTTTAAACAGTGAAAGTTTGCAAATAGCCCTAAATCCATTTTGGTTGATGTGCACGCTTGAAGTGAAACTTAAAAGGGTGCGTGCAACGACTTGCTTTCATGCTGGGAAATCAGGCGTCTAAATCTAAACGACGCAGCTACACGGTGCGCCTCGTCGACTAATTACCGTTAACGCGACTTGCTCAATTAATGTTGCTATATTAACTCGTCACACaacttgaaaaatcattttagaaatattgtgcttaaattgtatattagtacAATTTAATGTTACAGTCCAAGAAGGTAAACGGGGCAAGATATTGTGattctcaaatttaatttttaaatgtaggaTTGACCTAATTTTCTTTGCGTTTCTATTGAAgcagttttatattttcaatcagcCTTTTTGGCATTTAACcttcaagttaaattcaataaaccTAAATTGTTTGACTCCAAACCTTAGAAATATTAAGTTATCATTTAGCACAAACTTCGCCATTTTAGCtagttaattaataaataaaaagtagaacAAAAGATCGATTAGTAATTCGTGAGATAccgtaattttcaaatttgatttctaaatttATGATTGACCTAATTTTTCGAGTTTCTATTGAAGCAGTTTTATAATTTCAACTCGAAATCTTTCATGGCAttagactttaaaattaaattaagtaaacTTAAATTGTTAGACCGCAGACCTTTTAGCGGAGAAAATAAGAATTCAAGACAAACTAATGCATTTCGAGGAATCaagtaataaatgaaaattaaaacaaaaaatcgattaGTGCTTTCGTGACATATTgtaatattttgagttttaatttctaaatgtgTGATTGACCTAATTTTAGTAAGTTTCTATTAAAGTAGCTCTATATTTAGAGTCCTGAAACCATATTGTTATCTGaagttaatataaaaattaaataaacttaaattttttgttaccaGAAGTTTGAgggtagaaaattatcattcaagAACAGCTACTTTGTTTcaagtaattaaataataattaaaaagaataccaAAATTGATTTGTACTTTCGTGAGATattgtcattttcaattttttataagaatgatTGACCTAATTCTTTCTGCTTCTGTTAGAGCAGTTCTAAAATGTTAATTCTTGAGCTTTCTTGGTATcttaacttgaaattaaattatatcaaattaaatttttagaccttagaacttcaaatattaaaacttatcATTCAAGAAAAACTTCTGCATTATaagtaatcaaataataaatattaagtagAACAAAATATAGTAAAATTGACCTAATTTTGTTAAATGCCTATTAAACAATTCTCTCTTTTGATTCCTAGAGCCTTTTTGGTAACTGAAGTTGAAATTAAGTTGTATGAACATAAATTGTTTGATCCCAGATCTTTGAAGATTGATCATTGACACTGTATTTCAAGTAAtcaagaagtaaataaaaatttaaaaaaagttgaatagtaCTTTCGTGAGGTGTGATAAATTagatcaaatttttgttgtttaagaactatgatcaattttaattttaatttgcaaatgtaTGATTGACCTAATTATATAGATTTTTCACTGAAGCCGTTTCACATTTTCAATCCGGAAGTGTTTTTGATATCtgaagttgaaattaatttaaataaacttgaatTGTTTAAGCCTAGAACTTGGATGATAGGAAATTATTGTTCCAGTTCACTAAgtcattttaaataatcaagaTATATATAAAagtgatagaaaaaaattgaatagtactTTCTTCATATTAGATAATTTAGGTCAAAGTTTCGAGGTTAAGAAACTCGAATTGtaattctcaaatttaattaGTAAATGTATGATTGACCTAATTATATCGATTTTTCAGTAAaaccgtttttaattttaattctgaagcCTTTTTATATCTTAACtggaaattaaattgaataaaaataaatgttaagcaagtatttaattaaaagtagaataaaaaCTTGATTAGTTCTCTCgcaaaatattacaattcttaattttaactTGTAAATGTATTATTGACCTAATTTTTTGAGGATCTTTTGCAGCAGTTCTATAATTTCAATCCTTGAACCTTCTTGGTATCtgagattaaatttaaattgaataaacttGAATCGTTTGACCTCAGAACTTTGaagatagaaaattatcattcagGACAAACTTCTGCGTTTCAAGTAATCTGAGCTCAGAGATGAGATGTGATTTTGCCAATGAATGTAAAGAAAATGTGGAGGGATCTTGAAATGAGAACAGAGAAATCCGCACACTTGTCTTCAAGTGAACTGGGTTGACGAGGGTGGATATGAATATCCAGTTGGTTTTGACATAACTTCCTCAAGGCAGAGGGGCTGACTTGTCTGCAAACTTTGATTACATCCACCAACGTGATAGCCCTTTATCTACCCTTGCATAAATAAGAGCCACAACTGCACTGATATTATAAAAGTTACAAGGGGCAAAAGTCGACAGAACATTTCCGATTCCAAATTTCTCATCCATGAATTATTCATGCTGATAGCTTCATCGAAAACGAGAAAGAAATATGTTGACATTCTGATATTCTCATATTTTACATACcaatattatcatttttcaatactgcggaattttaatattctgttccTTGATATAATCAATTTTATGTTGAGCTCCCCTCATTTTTGGGGTTTTATAATGCCGGctagaaacccttatagtttcagCCGGGTGTTCGTCCGACTTACTTTTATCAAGGAGGAGAAGTGAGGCAAAGTGATTGGAGAAAATTTAGAGGAAGTGAGTAGAAATTAGTGGAAATAAGCGATGGGAAAGTACGGGAATGAAGGCGAAGAGAGGGTCGAGAGAGTACGGGAAATGATAGCTGATGATGGGAGGGAAAGGGAAAGTAGAGGACTTGAGAGGAAGGAAAGTAGTGAAAGTGAGGGAAGAGAGAGCGAGTAGAGGTGAGAATGTGAGAAAGTGGGGACTAATTAAGGGAAGCAAGAGAGAAGGAATTTAGGGAGAGGTGGAGAAAAATTAGGCTAGGAAATAAAAAGTTGTGGAAGTGAGTGGAATTGAGAGTGATTAGGGGTGATGAGTGAGGGCTAAGTAAAGAAATTATAGGAAGGGTATTGTCAGCTGGGGAAGCGAGGAGAGTGGGAAATCTTGGTGGAAGAATTTGAGGAAGAGTGGCAAATGGTGAATTGTAGGTAAGTAGGAATGAGGAATTAAGAGTTTGGGAACGGAAATAGGGGAACAGGAATGTTAGCTAAGGCATTTAGTAGAGGGGGAAGTACAAACGGCGTGGGAGGAAAAGTTGGTGCAAATaagggatgcgaaagtagagaaagtgaggCGAAAAGAGAAATAAGGTTGTAGGGGAATTGAGGGgaaatttttaatctgttttgAATGACCTAATTAATGTCTTAATAGACTTGAAACCGCTTTTTATAGACGAGTGgcacctactttg
It encodes:
- the LOC117170915 gene encoding urease accessory protein UreG-like codes for the protein MHRCFMQFSRNFFKCLQASKSSAYAYAHAYAHAYAHAYAHAYAQAHAHAHAHPHAHAHAHAHAHAHAHAHAHAHAHAHAHAHAHAHAHAHAHAHAQAHVYTPINVLT